A window of Blastomonas sp. SL216 contains these coding sequences:
- a CDS encoding peroxiredoxin has protein sequence MRAFAISLSALALTAGSAAIIAQAPALAADAGKIAIGGKAPMFTTTGAKAGKAYKLSLASELKKGPVVLYFFPKAFTSGCTAEAHEFASRMADFKKAGATVIGLSADGIDELKKFSTEACQSKFTVAQATPQMIQAYGVGLAGRPNMTGRTSMVVAPNGRVTFVHDDMDYRDHVKLTLGAVQSMAKKKG, from the coding sequence ATGCGCGCATTTGCAATTTCGCTTTCCGCCCTCGCCCTGACCGCAGGGTCCGCCGCGATCATCGCACAAGCTCCGGCGCTCGCTGCCGATGCGGGCAAGATCGCGATCGGCGGCAAGGCCCCGATGTTCACCACCACCGGTGCCAAGGCAGGCAAGGCCTATAAGCTGAGCCTCGCCAGCGAGCTGAAAAAGGGCCCGGTCGTGCTCTATTTCTTCCCCAAGGCGTTTACCAGCGGCTGCACGGCCGAGGCGCATGAGTTTGCCAGCCGCATGGCCGATTTCAAAAAGGCCGGCGCCACCGTGATCGGCCTGTCTGCCGACGGCATTGACGAGCTGAAGAAATTTTCGACCGAGGCGTGCCAGAGCAAGTTCACCGTCGCGCAGGCGACGCCGCAGATGATCCAGGCCTATGGCGTGGGCCTTGCCGGGCGTCCGAACATGACCGGACGGACCAGCATGGTGGTTGCGCCCAATGGCCGCGTGACCTTCGTCCATGACGACATGGACTATCGCGATCACGTCAAGCTGACGCTAGGTGCGGTCCAATCCATGGCCAAGAAGAAGGGCTGA
- a CDS encoding glycerophosphoryl diester phosphodiesterase membrane domain-containing protein, which produces MTRKLDLSGCWNDVMQLFRANRELLLSVAGVFILLPSLAFAMFAPPPVSPPDADISAIYANMQQFYSDNLVWIVLIGLLNGFASIVMLVLMLDASRPNVGDAMRRGLAIILPYYAMGVLSGVLTFLGSLAFVLPGIYIFVKLIAAGPVMVAERSHTIIAPMRRSWALTKGNSGRILLFLVIVAVTAFFVYITSVTVFGIIIRLALDGAIGDTLTILVDAVMSTLLSVLMVCVYAGIYRQLAGPGAEDIAREFA; this is translated from the coding sequence ATGACGCGCAAGCTCGATCTTTCCGGCTGCTGGAACGACGTGATGCAGCTTTTCCGCGCCAATCGCGAGCTGTTGCTCAGCGTGGCGGGTGTGTTCATCCTGCTGCCAAGCCTTGCCTTTGCGATGTTCGCGCCGCCCCCGGTATCGCCGCCCGATGCCGATATCTCCGCGATTTATGCGAACATGCAGCAATTCTATTCCGACAATCTGGTGTGGATCGTGCTGATCGGCCTGCTCAACGGCTTTGCCAGCATCGTCATGCTGGTGCTGATGCTCGATGCCAGCCGCCCGAATGTCGGCGATGCCATGCGCCGCGGGCTCGCTATCATCCTGCCCTATTACGCGATGGGGGTATTGAGCGGCGTACTTACCTTTCTCGGTTCGCTCGCCTTCGTCCTTCCGGGCATCTACATTTTCGTGAAGCTGATTGCTGCCGGCCCGGTGATGGTGGCCGAACGGTCGCACACGATCATCGCGCCGATGCGCCGCTCCTGGGCGCTGACCAAGGGCAATAGCGGGCGTATCCTGCTGTTCCTGGTCATCGTCGCGGTCACCGCCTTTTTCGTCTACATCACCAGCGTCACCGTGTTCGGCATCATCATCCGGCTGGCACTTGACGGGGCGATTGGCGACACGCTGACCATCCTGGTCGATGCGGTGATGAGCACGCTTCTCTCGGTGCTGATGGTCTGCGTCTATGCCGGGATCTATCGCCAGCTCGCCGGGCCAGGGGCAGAGGATATCGCGCGCGAATTTGCCTGA
- the lipB gene encoding lipoyl(octanoyl) transferase LipB: MAAPEWRVSPGLTPYPQALAEMEARNSAIEQGEAGELLWLLEHPPLYTAGTSADPAELLSQQFPVFDTGRGGRYTYHGPGQRVGYVLLDLRQRGKDVRCFVHAVEGWVIAALADLGVPARRAEGRVGIWTDNRMGQEAKIGAIGVRVRRWVTMHGFAVNVNPDLAHFGGIVPCGIAEYPVTSLADLGVDATMPDLDAALARHRDAFLAGLGGACQSEAKGKGRT; this comes from the coding sequence ATGGCAGCGCCCGAATGGCGGGTATCGCCGGGACTGACGCCCTATCCCCAGGCTCTGGCCGAGATGGAAGCGCGCAACAGCGCGATCGAGCAGGGCGAGGCGGGTGAACTGCTATGGCTGCTCGAACATCCCCCGCTCTACACCGCCGGCACCAGCGCCGATCCTGCCGAGCTGCTCAGCCAGCAATTCCCGGTGTTCGATACCGGGCGCGGCGGGCGCTATACCTATCACGGGCCGGGCCAGCGCGTCGGCTATGTGCTGCTGGACCTGCGCCAGCGCGGCAAGGATGTGCGCTGCTTCGTCCACGCCGTCGAAGGCTGGGTGATCGCTGCATTGGCTGATCTGGGGGTGCCCGCCCGCCGCGCCGAAGGGCGGGTAGGCATCTGGACCGATAACCGGATGGGCCAGGAGGCCAAGATCGGGGCCATCGGCGTGCGCGTGCGTCGCTGGGTGACGATGCATGGCTTTGCCGTCAACGTGAACCCGGACCTTGCGCATTTCGGCGGCATCGTGCCGTGCGGCATTGCCGAATATCCGGTCACCAGCCTCGCCGATCTGGGCGTCGATGCGACCATGCCCGATCTGGATGCCGCGCTCGCGCGCCACCGGGATGCCTTTCTTGCAGGTCTGGGCGGGGCATGCCAAAGCGAGGCGAAAGGGAAGGGACGCACATGA
- the queC gene encoding 7-cyano-7-deazaguanine synthase QueC has translation MTEPQKTAVVLLSGGLDSMVSAARAREQGFAVAALTIDYNQRHRVEIEAARKIAAHIGAVRHIVLPLDLRQFGGSALTDDIAVPKTGVGADIPVTYVPARNLIFLSLTLGWAEALGARDIFIGVNALDYSGYPDCRPDFIAGFERLADLATKAGDQGEPFTIHAPLQYLGKAEIAAEAARLGLDPGMSWSCYDPSPDGRACGLCDSCRLRKQGFADAGLIDPTVYAA, from the coding sequence ATGACCGAACCCCAGAAAACCGCCGTCGTGCTGCTTTCAGGCGGCCTCGATTCCATGGTGTCCGCGGCGCGGGCCAGGGAACAGGGCTTTGCTGTCGCCGCGCTGACGATCGACTACAACCAGCGCCACCGGGTCGAGATCGAAGCCGCAAGGAAGATCGCTGCGCATATCGGCGCGGTGCGGCACATCGTGCTGCCACTGGACCTGCGCCAGTTCGGCGGGTCGGCGCTGACCGACGATATCGCGGTGCCCAAGACCGGGGTCGGTGCGGATATTCCGGTTACCTATGTGCCCGCGCGCAACCTGATTTTCCTGTCGCTGACACTCGGCTGGGCCGAAGCACTGGGTGCGCGCGACATTTTCATCGGGGTGAATGCGCTCGACTATTCGGGCTATCCCGATTGCAGGCCAGATTTCATTGCCGGGTTCGAACGGCTGGCGGACCTTGCCACCAAGGCGGGCGACCAGGGCGAACCGTTCACCATCCACGCGCCGCTGCAATATCTGGGCAAGGCCGAAATCGCGGCAGAAGCGGCGCGTCTGGGGCTTGATCCGGGCATGAGCTGGTCGTGCTATGATCCTTCGCCCGATGGTCGCGCCTGCGGCCTGTGCGACAGCTGCCGCCTGCGCAAACAGGGCTTTGCCGATGCCGGGTTGATCGATCCGACGGTGTACGCGGCCTGA
- a CDS encoding Hsp33 family molecular chaperone HslO, giving the protein MSTVFDTPPVHFTLPGQDARGRFVRLDSVLREILAAHDYPTCIKLVLAEAITIAALIGSLMKQDGGQVTIQAQTEGGIVELLVVDYRGGELRGHVRFDAERLARLGANPSLFALFGKGYLALTFDQSFGKGRYQGIVPLDGDSLAQACESYFTQSEQVPTMIRIAIESDATGCRSAGFLVQHLPEGEEGRERLHVRLDHPQWEHVSILAGTLSHGEMLDPGLSGRDILWRLFHEEDEVRAVDGAPLVKGCRCNIEHIRDVIGRFPPEEQAEMVGDTGTIAVDCAFCSRIFHIEPPTPG; this is encoded by the coding sequence ATGAGCACCGTTTTCGACACTCCGCCCGTCCATTTCACCCTTCCCGGCCAGGATGCGCGCGGGCGGTTTGTGCGGCTGGACAGCGTCTTGCGCGAAATCCTTGCCGCGCATGACTATCCCACCTGCATCAAGCTGGTGCTGGCCGAAGCGATCACCATCGCCGCGCTGATCGGATCGCTGATGAAGCAGGATGGCGGCCAGGTCACCATCCAGGCGCAAACCGAGGGCGGCATTGTGGAACTGCTGGTCGTCGATTATCGCGGCGGCGAACTGCGCGGTCATGTGCGCTTCGATGCCGAACGGCTGGCGCGGCTGGGTGCCAACCCGTCGCTGTTTGCGCTGTTCGGCAAGGGCTATCTCGCGCTGACCTTCGACCAGAGCTTCGGCAAGGGCCGCTATCAGGGCATCGTCCCGCTCGACGGGGATTCGCTGGCCCAGGCGTGCGAGAGCTATTTCACCCAGTCCGAACAGGTACCGACGATGATCCGCATCGCCATCGAGAGCGATGCCACCGGCTGCCGCAGCGCGGGCTTTCTGGTGCAGCACCTTCCCGAAGGCGAGGAAGGGCGCGAGCGGCTGCACGTGCGGCTCGACCATCCGCAATGGGAGCATGTCTCGATCCTGGCAGGCACATTGAGCCATGGCGAGATGCTCGACCCGGGCTTGAGCGGACGCGACATCCTGTGGCGGCTGTTCCACGAGGAGGACGAGGTGCGCGCCGTGGATGGTGCGCCGCTGGTCAAGGGTTGCCGCTGCAATATCGAGCATATCCGCGATGTCATCGGTCGTTTTCCGCCCGAGGAGCAGGCCGAGATGGTCGGCGATACCGGGACGATCGCTGTCGATTGCGCGTTTTGCTCGCGCATCTTCCATATCGAGCCGCCGACGCCTGGCTGA
- a CDS encoding SufE family protein translates to MTTAAPSIADLAEEYEFLDADDRYRLIIDLGKTLDAMPDALKTDATLVRGCSASVWVYPTRTDDGTLHFLADSNAAITKGIIALVLLTVQDKTPGDVASADIEGALAPFDLKNQLSSNRTQGIPNMIALIRETAGRYTG, encoded by the coding sequence ATGACGACAGCAGCCCCCAGCATTGCCGATCTGGCCGAAGAATATGAATTTCTGGACGCCGATGACCGCTATCGGCTGATCATCGACCTCGGCAAAACACTCGATGCGATGCCCGATGCGCTGAAGACCGACGCGACTCTCGTCCGCGGCTGCTCCGCCTCCGTCTGGGTCTATCCCACCCGCACCGACGACGGCACCTTGCACTTCCTCGCTGACAGCAACGCGGCCATCACCAAGGGCATTATCGCACTCGTCCTGCTCACCGTGCAGGACAAGACGCCGGGCGATGTCGCCAGCGCCGACATCGAGGGCGCGCTCGCCCCATTCGATCTGAAGAACCAGCTCTCCTCCAACCGCACCCAGGGCATTCCCAACATGATCGCGCTGATCCGCGAGACGGCGGGGCGATATACGGGGTAA